Proteins from one Podarcis raffonei isolate rPodRaf1 chromosome 1, rPodRaf1.pri, whole genome shotgun sequence genomic window:
- the RPL27A gene encoding 60S ribosomal protein L27a, producing MPSRLRKTRKLRGHVSHGHGRIGKHRKHPGGRGNAGGLHHHRINFDKYHPGYFGKVGMRHYHLKKNQHFCPTVNLDKLWTLVSEQTRLNYAKNQAGLAPVIDVVRSGYYKVLGKGKLPKQPVIVKAKFFSRKAEEKIKEVGGACVLVA from the exons CCTTCCAGACTGAGGAAGACCAGGAAACTGAGGGGTCATGTTAGCCATGGCCACGGCCGTATCG GCAAACACAGGAAGCATCCTGGAGGCCGTGGTAATGCTGGGGGTTTGCACCACCACAGAATTAATTTTGACAAATA TCATCCTGgttattttggaaaagttggtaTGAGACATTACCACTTGAAGAAAAACCAGCACTTCTGTCCTACGGTGAACCTGGATAAACTCTGGACACTTGTTAGTGAGCAAACAAGACTGAACTATGCCAAAAATCAGGCGGGATTAGCTCCAGTTATTGATGTTGTACGCTCG GGTTACTACAAAGTCCTGGGCAAGGGGAAACTGCCCAAACAGCCTGTAATCGTGAAAGCAAAATTCTTCAGCAGAAAGGCAGAAGAGAAAATCAAAGAAGTTGGTGGTGCCTGCGTGTTAGTGGCATAA